A section of the Salmo trutta chromosome 4, fSalTru1.1, whole genome shotgun sequence genome encodes:
- the LOC115192708 gene encoding troponin T, fast skeletal muscle isoforms isoform X2, protein MSDTEEVEAHRPQFKAPKIPDGEKVDFDDIQKKRQNKDLVELQGLIDAHFEHRKKEEEELIALKERIEKRRAERAEQNRIRSEKEKERAARREEERLKREEADAKKKADEDAKKKSALSSMGSNYSSHLQKADSKRGGKKETEREKKKKILAGRRKVLNIDHLNEEKLKEKAKELHEWMKTLESEKFDNMERLKRQKYEVTTLRKRVEELSKFSKKGKTVRRK, encoded by the exons ATGTCTGACACAGAGGAAGT CGAAG CCCACAGGCCACAGTTCAA GGCACCAAAGATTCCTGATGGCGAGAAAGTTGACTTTGAT GACATTCAGAAGAAACGTCAGAACAAGGATCTTGTTGAGCTGCAGGGCCTGATCGATGCGCACTTTGAGCATagaaagaaggaggaggaggagctcatCGCCCTCAAAGAAAGAATT gagAAGCGTAGGGCTGAGAGGGCCGAGCAGAACAGGATCCGTAGCGAGAAGGAGAAGGAGCGCGCGGCGAGACGTGAG GAGGAGAGGCTGAAGAGGGAGGAGGCAGATGCCAAGAAGAAGGCTGATGAGGATGCGAAGAAGAAGTCTGCCCTGTCCAGCATGGGCTCCAACTACAGCAGCCATCTGCAGAAG GCTGACTCAAAGAGAGGTGGGAAGAAggaaactgagagagagaagaagaagaagatcctGGCAGGCAGACGCAAGGTCCTGAACATCGACCATCTGAATGAAGAAAAACTGAA GGAGAAGGCAAAGGAGCTGCACGAATGGATGAAGACGCTGGAGTCTGAGAAGTTTGATAACATGGAGAGGCTGAAGAGGCAGAAGTATGAG GTCACAACCCTGCGTAAGAGAGTGGAAGAGCTGAGTAAATT
- the LOC115192708 gene encoding troponin T, fast skeletal muscle isoforms isoform X1 — protein MSDTEEVEGEGEAHRPQFKAPKIPDGEKVDFDDIQKKRQNKDLVELQGLIDAHFEHRKKEEEELIALKERIEKRRAERAEQNRIRSEKEKERAARREEERLKREEADAKKKADEDAKKKSALSSMGSNYSSHLQKADSKRGGKKETEREKKKKILAGRRKVLNIDHLNEEKLKEKAKELHEWMKTLESEKFDNMERLKRQKYEVTTLRKRVEELSKFSKKGKTVRRK, from the exons ATGTCTGACACAGAGGAAGT CGAAG GCGAGGGAGAAG CCCACAGGCCACAGTTCAA GGCACCAAAGATTCCTGATGGCGAGAAAGTTGACTTTGAT GACATTCAGAAGAAACGTCAGAACAAGGATCTTGTTGAGCTGCAGGGCCTGATCGATGCGCACTTTGAGCATagaaagaaggaggaggaggagctcatCGCCCTCAAAGAAAGAATT gagAAGCGTAGGGCTGAGAGGGCCGAGCAGAACAGGATCCGTAGCGAGAAGGAGAAGGAGCGCGCGGCGAGACGTGAG GAGGAGAGGCTGAAGAGGGAGGAGGCAGATGCCAAGAAGAAGGCTGATGAGGATGCGAAGAAGAAGTCTGCCCTGTCCAGCATGGGCTCCAACTACAGCAGCCATCTGCAGAAG GCTGACTCAAAGAGAGGTGGGAAGAAggaaactgagagagagaagaagaagaagatcctGGCAGGCAGACGCAAGGTCCTGAACATCGACCATCTGAATGAAGAAAAACTGAA GGAGAAGGCAAAGGAGCTGCACGAATGGATGAAGACGCTGGAGTCTGAGAAGTTTGATAACATGGAGAGGCTGAAGAGGCAGAAGTATGAG GTCACAACCCTGCGTAAGAGAGTGGAAGAGCTGAGTAAATT